A region from the Sandaracinus amylolyticus genome encodes:
- the rplU gene encoding 50S ribosomal protein L21 translates to MYAVIKTGGKQYRVTEGDRLRIEKLPGDVGAKLTFDEVLMVGGDKVAVGTPLVKGAKVTAEIVAQDRAKKVIVFKFRRRKNYRRKRGHRQPFTEIKITGVSA, encoded by the coding sequence ATGTACGCAGTGATCAAGACCGGCGGGAAGCAGTACCGCGTCACGGAGGGCGACCGCCTCCGCATCGAGAAGCTGCCGGGCGACGTCGGCGCGAAGCTCACGTTCGACGAAGTGCTCATGGTCGGTGGCGACAAGGTCGCGGTCGGCACCCCGCTCGTGAAGGGCGCGAAGGTCACCGCCGAGATCGTCGCGCAGGATCGCGCGAAGAAGGTCATCGTCTTCAAGTTCCGGCGCCGGAAGAACTACCGTCGCAAGCGCGGCCACCGGCAGCCCTTCACCGAGATCAAGATCACGGGCGTGAGCGCCTGA
- a CDS encoding vWA domain-containing protein has product MRIDDGLRFVLAIAVAASAPGCVMYARVPLVRAGAGWSAPAGPTYVVEQPAMGAACASAGPCAPGGVVVVEDTTARASTTTIASAGGASGVVIVESAGYAGESGIVVAGGDASASGVVVTSGDASASGVVATGGDASASGVVVTGGDASASSGGVLVAAGDASSAGALVGGADASASVAGGDASASGGVAITGQGRGLLAIANEGVTIDGAIAALGLLGPLAGSSFDASTRVGGDGSITIDASLAHDALPGAGGQTSVVVRVAGGHAPSRVPPLRVHLVIDASTSMQSTWAHLQEAALHLVARLRPEDELQIVVYGTDAREALAPVRVGDGSSARRVIRALRPDGRTNIEAGLRIAYREVRPHASLVVVLSDGVPNGGLSTPDELGALSAEANARGAVTTAIGIGWDFHPGILRALAERGRGRFRIAPRAGELGAILEAELAARGRVAAHDIDVSIALGAGVRIDGELPAGVVRTEGGVRIAAPSIASGEEQVVVVPVMVPPGTDARAIARIDARWTPAGAGVAQHADKALAVAVSRTPVLAGGALAALDADLSASLALAAEAVTNGDAHAASVALRDHAVRARVQVRARRDVALEARAGHVETLAIALERLVPSASWHDRRALGASMLSFSVSLGR; this is encoded by the coding sequence GTGAGAATCGACGACGGGCTCCGGTTCGTGCTCGCGATCGCGGTCGCGGCGAGCGCTCCAGGGTGTGTGATGTACGCGCGCGTTCCGCTGGTGCGGGCAGGCGCGGGGTGGTCCGCGCCGGCCGGACCGACGTACGTCGTGGAGCAGCCCGCGATGGGCGCGGCGTGCGCGAGCGCGGGGCCCTGCGCGCCGGGCGGTGTGGTCGTCGTGGAGGACACGACGGCGCGCGCGAGCACGACGACGATCGCGAGCGCAGGAGGCGCGAGCGGCGTGGTGATCGTCGAGAGCGCGGGGTACGCGGGCGAGAGCGGGATCGTCGTCGCGGGCGGTGATGCGAGCGCGAGCGGCGTCGTCGTGACGAGCGGCGATGCGAGCGCGAGCGGCGTCGTCGCGACGGGCGGTGATGCGAGCGCGAGCGGTGTCGTCGTGACGGGCGGCGATGCGAGCGCGAGCTCGGGTGGCGTGCTCGTCGCCGCGGGTGATGCGAGCTCGGCCGGCGCGCTCGTCGGCGGTGCGGATGCGAGCGCGAGCGTCGCGGGCGGTGATGCGAGCGCGAGCGGCGGGGTCGCGATCACCGGGCAGGGTCGCGGGCTGCTCGCGATCGCGAACGAAGGTGTGACGATCGACGGCGCGATCGCGGCGCTCGGTCTGCTCGGTCCGCTCGCGGGCTCGTCGTTCGACGCGTCCACGCGCGTCGGCGGGGACGGCTCGATCACGATCGACGCGTCGCTCGCGCACGATGCGCTCCCCGGCGCCGGTGGGCAGACCAGCGTCGTCGTGCGAGTCGCCGGCGGTCATGCGCCCTCGCGCGTGCCTCCGCTCCGCGTGCACCTCGTGATCGACGCGTCGACGTCGATGCAGTCGACGTGGGCGCACCTCCAGGAAGCCGCGCTCCACCTCGTCGCGCGGCTCCGCCCCGAGGACGAGCTGCAGATCGTCGTGTACGGCACCGACGCGCGCGAGGCCCTCGCGCCGGTGCGCGTCGGCGACGGATCGAGCGCGCGCCGCGTCATTCGCGCGCTGCGCCCCGACGGTCGCACCAACATCGAGGCCGGGCTGCGCATCGCGTATCGCGAGGTGCGCCCGCACGCGTCGCTCGTCGTGGTGCTCTCGGACGGCGTGCCGAACGGCGGGCTCTCGACGCCCGACGAGCTCGGCGCGCTCTCCGCCGAGGCGAACGCGCGCGGCGCGGTGACCACCGCGATCGGCATCGGGTGGGACTTCCATCCCGGCATCCTGCGCGCGCTGGCGGAGCGTGGGCGCGGTCGATTCCGCATCGCGCCGCGCGCGGGTGAGCTCGGCGCGATCCTCGAGGCCGAGCTCGCGGCGCGCGGTCGTGTCGCGGCGCACGACATCGACGTGTCGATCGCGCTCGGCGCCGGTGTGCGCATCGACGGCGAGCTGCCCGCCGGCGTGGTGCGCACCGAGGGTGGCGTGCGCATCGCGGCGCCTTCGATCGCATCGGGCGAGGAGCAGGTCGTCGTCGTGCCGGTGATGGTCCCGCCGGGCACCGACGCGCGTGCGATCGCGCGCATCGACGCGCGCTGGACGCCGGCCGGAGCGGGCGTCGCGCAGCACGCGGACAAGGCGCTCGCGGTCGCTGTGTCGCGCACGCCGGTGCTCGCGGGCGGCGCGCTCGCCGCGCTCGACGCGGACCTCTCGGCCTCGCTCGCGCTCGCCGCGGAGGCGGTGACGAACGGCGATGCGCACGCGGCGAGCGTCGCGCTGCGGGATCACGCGGTGCGCGCGCGCGTGCAGGTGCGCGCGCGTCGCGACGTGGCGCTCGAGGCGCGCGCGGGGCACGTCGAGACCCTCGCGATCGCGCTCGAGCGTCTCGTCCCGAGCGCGTCATGGCACGACCGGCGCGCGCTCGGCGCGTCGATGCTGTCGTTCTCGGTGTCGCTCGGGCGCTGA
- the rpmA gene encoding 50S ribosomal protein L27, translating to MAHKKGQGSSRNGRDSKAQYRGVKVYGGQEVLAGNILVRQVGSSIHAGNNVGVGSDFTLWAKIDGVVKYERQGKDRQRVSVYTKDDPRLAVTKAS from the coding sequence ATGGCGCACAAGAAGGGTCAGGGCTCTTCGCGCAACGGGCGCGATAGCAAGGCGCAGTACCGCGGCGTGAAGGTCTACGGGGGCCAGGAAGTCCTCGCGGGCAACATCCTCGTCCGCCAGGTCGGCTCGAGCATCCACGCGGGCAACAACGTGGGCGTCGGCAGCGACTTCACGCTCTGGGCGAAGATCGACGGCGTCGTGAAGTACGAGCGCCAGGGCAAGGATCGCCAGCGCGTGTCGGTGTACACGAAGGACGATCCCCGCCTCGCCGTGACGAAGGCGAGCTGA